The genome window GCCAGCAGATCGAAGGTTTCCGTCAAACTGGGATGCTGGCCGAGCACGCCGGGAGCGAACTGCCGCCTCCACAGCTGCGTCTCGGCGGGTGGTCGAAGCGAGTCGCGTGTCTTGCTCCGAGCTCGCTCGCGCTGGGCACGAAGTAGGGCCTCCTCCAGCGCTTCAAGCGAAAAAGGCTTGAGCAGGAAGTCGATAGCACCACGTCGCACGGCGGTGATTGCGTGGTCGATGTTGTTGTCCCCAGTCATGAGGATGACCTTGGGGCAGCCCCCTGCCTTGGGCGCCCGCTGCACGAGCTCGAAGCCGAGACCATCCGGTAGGGCGATGTCAGCCAGGACCAGGAAGAGGTCGCTCTCGCGCTGCATCAGCTCGAGGGCTTCTCCTTTGCTGCGCGCCTCGAGCACGCGATGGCCACGCCGGGACAAGAAGCGGCCCAGGGTGCTTCGAAGTGTGGCCTCGTCCTCCACGACAAGAATGGCGTTGCTCAAGCTGTGTCTCCGATGGGCTGCAGTGCCGGTTTCCATCCGCCGCTAGCTGCGGCTCCGGGGAAAAACGGTGACCGTGGGCTCTGACTTTAGGACCTGCGACACAATAAGCTGCGCCGATCGCAGAGATCCTTACACCAGGGCATCGTATGCACGCCTCTTTTTGTTGCAAAAACAAGCACTTCGCGTGCGGT of Pseudomonadota bacterium contains these proteins:
- a CDS encoding sigma 54-interacting transcriptional regulator, whose product is MSNAILVVEDEATLRSTLGRFLSRRGHRVLEARSKGEALELMQRESDLFLVLADIALPDGLGFELVQRAPKAGGCPKVILMTGDNNIDHAITAVRRGAIDFLLKPFSLEALEEALLRAQRERARSKTRDSLRPPAETQLWRRQFAPGVLGQHPSLTETFDLLASVADTDCTVLVTGETGTGKELVARALHRGSNRHAKPFVTVNCAAIPENLLESELFGHVKGAFTGATQARTGRFLQADGGTIFLDEIGELP